In Pseudonocardia sp. C8, one genomic interval encodes:
- a CDS encoding nuclear transport factor 2 family protein has product MDDRLRQLIDKDEIRDLMARYARAVDRNDMDLLREVYHPDAYDDHGDYKGDLEGLVGFVTDRVGDVPQVMHFLGQCHVELAGPDVAVVETHFMTAHTLGPEAQAAYGITDGAGSLQLSMFGRYVDRVERRLGRWRIAVRDTVFEATRLFTGTVPPINPEWARFRRDHDDPIFRRRREAGL; this is encoded by the coding sequence GTGGACGACCGCCTCCGGCAGCTGATCGACAAGGACGAGATCCGGGATCTCATGGCCCGTTACGCCCGGGCCGTCGACCGCAACGACATGGATCTGCTGCGGGAGGTGTACCACCCGGACGCCTACGACGACCACGGCGACTACAAGGGGGATCTCGAGGGCCTGGTCGGCTTCGTGACCGACCGGGTCGGTGACGTCCCGCAGGTGATGCACTTCCTCGGGCAGTGCCACGTCGAGCTCGCCGGCCCGGACGTCGCGGTGGTCGAGACCCACTTCATGACCGCGCACACCCTCGGCCCCGAGGCGCAGGCCGCCTACGGGATCACCGACGGCGCGGGGTCGCTGCAGCTGTCCATGTTCGGCCGCTACGTCGACCGCGTCGAACGTCGCCTCGGGCGGTGGCGGATCGCCGTCCGCGACACCGTGTTCGAGGCCACCCGGTTGTTCACCGGCACCGTTCCGCCGATCAACCCGGAGTGGGCCCGGTTCCGCCGGGACCACGACGACCCGATCTTCCGGCGGCGGAGGGAGGCTGGGCTGTGA
- a CDS encoding iron-containing alcohol dehydrogenase, whose protein sequence is MTGPSTVRVFELPRTDRVGYGAGAAELAGDEARRLGMTRPLVVASRTLATTTDAVDELAARVGAAGIFHGVSSHVPRPTVLELAERCRELDADGLVSVGGGSPIDAAKAAALCISEGIEDEEGLAALRVRYRHPGPAEIPAITGRPPPHLALGTTLSGAEFTSIAGVTDPARGVKDLFTADALCPASVLLDPELAAHTPRSLWLPSGVRAIDHVVEGVYSVRHTPVTDAVLLGALEILSRDLHPSSDDPGDAGLRSRCQVAAWMAIMHLRNVSTGLSHGLGHQLGALLGVPHGVTSCILLPHAMDFNRAVTAGRQALLAPALGVETRGMDDERAAEAAVGALRALLVRMEVPTRLSDVGVERRHFAALVRATLDDMIVAGNPRPVTADDLQAVLEAAF, encoded by the coding sequence GTGACCGGACCCTCGACCGTGCGCGTCTTCGAGCTGCCCCGCACCGACCGGGTCGGATACGGCGCCGGGGCGGCCGAGCTCGCCGGGGACGAGGCCCGCCGGCTCGGGATGACGAGGCCGCTGGTGGTGGCGAGCCGGACGCTGGCCACGACGACCGACGCCGTCGACGAGCTGGCCGCGCGTGTCGGCGCCGCCGGGATCTTCCACGGCGTGTCCTCCCACGTGCCCCGGCCCACCGTGCTCGAGCTCGCGGAACGCTGTCGCGAGCTGGACGCCGACGGCCTCGTCAGCGTCGGCGGGGGATCACCGATCGACGCCGCCAAGGCCGCGGCCCTCTGCATCTCCGAGGGGATCGAGGACGAGGAGGGGCTCGCGGCGCTCCGCGTCCGCTACCGTCACCCCGGGCCGGCGGAGATCCCGGCGATCACCGGTCGGCCGCCGCCCCACCTCGCGCTGGGCACGACGCTGTCCGGCGCGGAGTTCACCTCGATCGCCGGCGTCACCGACCCGGCCCGCGGTGTGAAGGACCTGTTCACCGCCGACGCCCTGTGCCCGGCCTCGGTCCTGCTCGATCCCGAGCTCGCGGCCCACACACCGCGCAGCTTGTGGCTCCCGAGCGGGGTGCGCGCGATCGACCACGTCGTCGAAGGCGTCTACTCGGTGCGCCACACCCCGGTCACCGACGCGGTCCTGCTGGGCGCCCTGGAGATCCTGTCCCGGGACCTGCACCCGAGCTCCGACGATCCGGGCGACGCGGGCCTCCGGAGCCGCTGCCAGGTCGCCGCCTGGATGGCGATCATGCACCTGCGCAACGTCTCCACCGGCCTGAGTCACGGCCTCGGGCACCAGCTGGGTGCGCTCCTGGGGGTCCCGCACGGCGTGACGTCGTGCATCCTGCTTCCGCACGCGATGGACTTCAACCGGGCGGTCACCGCCGGCCGGCAGGCGCTGCTGGCGCCGGCGCTGGGAGTCGAGACCCGCGGCATGGACGACGAGCGGGCGGCCGAGGCCGCGGTGGGTGCGTTGCGCGCGCTGCTCGTCCGGATGGAGGTGCCGACGCGGCTCTCCGACGTCGGCGTCGAACGCCGGCATTTCGCCGCACTGGTCAGGGCGACGCTCGACGACATGATCGTGGCCGGGAACCCACGGCCGGTCACCGCCGACGACCTGCAGGCGGTCCTGGAGGCAGCCTTCTGA
- a CDS encoding mycofactocin-coupled SDR family oxidoreductase → MGLLDGKVALVTGAARGQGRAHALTCAREGADVIALDTDKQLASVPYGMGTAEELAETAKAVEHLGRRVLTARADVRDQAAVDDAVACGLSEFGQIDILIANAGIWTRGAFWELSDDQWDEMIGVNLTGVWRTAKAVAPHMIERQTGSIVIIASANGLEPGANYAHYCSAKHGAIGLMKNIALELAPHGIRANAICPGAIETPMTDHQAVYDMFAGHEGGTREDKLAGGYHFHALKGATFLDPQVIADAALYLNSPLASAVTGVALPVDAGHMILTGLNMAPVTG, encoded by the coding sequence ATGGGTCTACTCGACGGCAAGGTCGCGCTCGTGACCGGCGCGGCCCGCGGCCAGGGCCGCGCTCACGCCCTCACCTGTGCCCGCGAGGGCGCCGATGTCATCGCGCTGGACACCGACAAGCAGCTCGCCTCGGTGCCCTACGGGATGGGGACGGCCGAGGAGCTCGCCGAGACCGCGAAGGCGGTCGAGCATCTCGGCCGCCGGGTGCTGACCGCGCGGGCCGACGTACGCGACCAGGCCGCGGTGGACGACGCCGTCGCCTGCGGTCTGTCCGAGTTCGGGCAGATCGACATCCTCATCGCCAACGCCGGCATCTGGACCCGCGGCGCGTTCTGGGAGCTCAGCGACGACCAGTGGGACGAGATGATCGGGGTCAACCTGACCGGGGTCTGGCGCACGGCCAAGGCCGTCGCTCCGCACATGATCGAGCGCCAGACCGGATCGATCGTGATCATCGCCTCGGCCAACGGCCTCGAGCCGGGGGCGAACTACGCGCACTACTGCTCCGCCAAGCACGGCGCCATCGGCTTGATGAAGAACATCGCGCTGGAACTCGCCCCGCACGGCATCCGGGCCAACGCCATCTGCCCGGGGGCGATCGAGACGCCCATGACCGACCACCAGGCCGTGTACGACATGTTCGCGGGTCATGAGGGCGGTACCCGCGAGGACAAGCTGGCGGGCGGCTACCACTTTCACGCGCTCAAGGGCGCCACGTTCCTCGATCCGCAGGTCATCGCCGACGCTGCGCTCTACCTCAACTCGCCCCTGGCGTCGGCGGTCACCGGTGTCGCGCTCCCGGTCGACGCCGGCCACATGATTCTCACCGGTCTCAACATGGCACCGGTCACGGGCTGA